From one Chiloscyllium plagiosum isolate BGI_BamShark_2017 chromosome 24, ASM401019v2, whole genome shotgun sequence genomic stretch:
- the LOC122562100 gene encoding T-cell antigen CD7-like: protein MVPQRIQLLQVLFIWMISGVKTDGHIAQTLHIKRVKNGSSAFLNCEYSSSQGTIVGTYLRRSFSKPIDLIYFHTKQVTKHKLYEHRLDCKGTVKNFTVTLHHFQESDRDIYYCVFGIRNQTSVNDRIVQETVLVSESRMKDCKADCGETINCREFSYKDPIVIGVIVVATVAIICALVLIFWHARKRCQPEMPTHGRAPNSVYEDMNLIRTQSVGR, encoded by the exons ATGGTCACATTGCCCAGACTCTGCACATTAAACGAGTGAAAAATGGATCCTCAGCTTTTCTAAATTGTGAATATTCATCCTCTCAAGGGACCATTGTGGGCACTTACTTAAGGAGAAGTTTTTCCAAGCCCATTGATCTGATCTATTTCCACACAAAACAGGTTACAAAACACAAGTTATATGAACATCGCCTTGACTGTAAAGGAACTGTGAAAAATTTCACGGTAACCCTTCATCACTTTCAGGAAAGTGACAGAGACATTTACTATTGTGTTTTTGGAATACGAAATCAAACATCTGTAAATGATAGAATTGTACAAGAGACAGTGTTAGTATCAG AATCCAGGATGAAAGACTGTAAAGCTGATTGTGGAGAAACAATAAATTGTAGAGAATTTTCATATAAGGATCCAATTGTGATTGGTGTGATTGTCGTTGCAACAGTGGCTATTATTTGTGCTTTGGTTTTGATATTTTGGCAT gcAAGGAAAAGATGCCAACCTGAAATGCCAACACATGGGAGAGCTCCAAACTCAGTTTATGAGGACATGAACCTAATCCGAACCCAAAGTGTGGGACGTTAG